In the genome of Zobellia nedashkovskayae, the window ACATTACATAAAATACGTTTTGACCGTATGCTTTTTTCGTCAATGATGTATCCTGGTGATTATGGTTTCATTCCTGAGACTTTAGCGCTGGACAAAGATCCACTGGATGTTTTGGTAATGGGAGCAGAGCCAACGTATCCTATGGTAGTAATGGAAGTAAGACCAATTGGTGTCTTTCATATGACCGATGAAAAAGGGCCGGATGAAAAAATTATCTGTGTACCGGTTTCAGATCCAATATGGAGTAACAATTACGACATTAGTGATTTGAATCCTCACCGTTTAAAGGAAATCGAGCATTTCTTTAAAGTCTATAAAGATTTAGAAAAGAAGAAAGTTGATACCGGTGGATGGGGTGATGCTGAAGAAGCCGTTAAAATCTATCATGAATGCGTAGAACGTTATGATAATAGCGAATTTAAAAAGACACGT includes:
- a CDS encoding inorganic diphosphatase; the encoded protein is MGKKADITFDVLIEIPKGSRNKYEYDFTLHKIRFDRMLFSSMMYPGDYGFIPETLALDKDPLDVLVMGAEPTYPMVVMEVRPIGVFHMTDEKGPDEKIICVPVSDPIWSNNYDISDLNPHRLKEIEHFFKVYKDLEKKKVDTGGWGDAEEAVKIYHECVERYDNSEFKKTRTFTI